TGTTGAAATACCTCCAGGTGATGACGGCAGCGCCGACAGTCCGGGGTGGACACCGACCCAGTCGCCGGCGCCCACGTCCCGTACTGCGTACCTGACGTCAGTCCGAAAGATCCGCGTCGTCCGGGGCCGCGACCACCGTCGAGGCACCATCGGGGAGCGGGCGATGCAACTCGGGAGCCTTCACGAACTGCTCGACGTACTGCCGGGTACCACCAATCCCGAGTTGGGTGAACAGGAACGTGAACTTCGCGTCGTAGGCCGCACCAAGGGCTCCACGTACGTCGGCCGGCAAGGACCACAACTGCTTCTTGAACGGCCCGATCGCTTTCTTGCGCGTCTTGTAGTAGAACTGCTCGTTGCTGTCCTTCTCCTTGCGCTCGTCCTTCGCGTTCACATCGAGCCACGCATAGATCTCGTCCCGGAGCGACGCCGGAATGTGATCGTACATGATGTTCTGGAAATTCGTGGCCAGATGGATCTCGGCCGTTTCCACGCGCGGGAAGTTGTTGAACGCCGTATCGGGCAGCGTGGAGGCTCCGTGCTGCACGGCACCGGCCATGTGGTACTTGTCGCGGGCCATCTTCGACAGCGTTTCCAGCGTGTCGAGATCGAGCGCTACCTCGGCGATCGATCCATCGGACAGCACGATGCCCCCGTGCGACGTGCCCGATTGCACGGAGATCTTCGAAAGCCCAGCCGTCCCGGGCGCCTGGGCGGCCAGCGTGCGGTTGAAGCCTTCCATGAACGCTTCGAGTTCGGCCGGGGTGCTGTTCTCGGTGCCCACTTCGCCGATCTCGCCACCCACGGAGATGGTCACGCCCTTCGGCTCGGCGTCACGTACGAA
The nucleotide sequence above comes from Gemmatimonas aurantiaca. Encoded proteins:
- a CDS encoding class II fructose-bisphosphate aldolase, encoding MSDSTTSSASLFGGAVSVADGRVQVRDAAALQSAHLDALVHQAVFGASEGERSYARWLIWEIGQAVGVRAASIHDLYIARGEGKCGGFTVPAINVRALAYDTARAIFRTANKMEAGAFILEIARSEIAYTEQRPAEYVSVMLAAALREGFRGPVFIQGDHFQVNHKKYAVDPVTEVNAVKALVTEAVAAGFYNIDVDTSTLVDLSKATLDEQQRLNYEVCVDITRFVRDAEPKGVTISVGGEIGEVGTENSTPAELEAFMEGFNRTLAAQAPGTAGLSKISVQSGTSHGGIVLSDGSIAEVALDLDTLETLSKMARDKYHMAGAVQHGASTLPDTAFNNFPRVETAEIHLATNFQNIMYDHIPASLRDEIYAWLDVNAKDERKEKDSNEQFYYKTRKKAIGPFKKQLWSLPADVRGALGAAYDAKFTFLFTQLGIGGTRQYVEQFVKAPELHRPLPDGASTVVAAPDDADLSD